A single region of the Drosophila miranda strain MSH22 chromosome 2, D.miranda_PacBio2.1, whole genome shotgun sequence genome encodes:
- the LOC108156806 gene encoding ankyrin repeat, PH and SEC7 domain containing protein secG isoform X2, producing MSENTFNNRQSQKQSDTSFESQLGPIPNFNPATESSLEPRWPGFEPRILQQTINSVVLDWAPLQNALVYSVEKYHRRHGWRQVQWSSSSPTEIPNLEENFGHRLRIRALKISEDGRCYVTLAISTDVIACTEAALPSTNCLNRAIRKGQQFLVKRMLRRRPSLIEYPAPNGFLPLANAIMQGEMCIIDVLLSAGCSVHLGNPGNGRTPLHLAFFYGHLPSARILLNKKARLEATDCNGMTPAHCAVDANQIEMVRFALESGANLEARDSCGWTLLMHGVVMDAGLELIKLLVTHGADLAALDGVGKSCSDLAKLYRREEARDYFDKVQKFRVEKAAATAEAAAKEQPLEQAAKRDFRE from the exons ATGTCCGAAAACACATTCAACAATAGACAGTCGCAGAAGCAAAGCGATACAAGTTTTGAAAGTCAGCTGGGACCGATTCCGAACTTCAATCCAGCGACTGAGTCCAGTCTAGAGCCACGGTGGCCGGGCTTTGAGCCCCGAATTTTGCAGCAGACGATCAACAGCGTGGTTCTGGATTGGGCGCCACTCCAAAATGCATTGGTTTACAGCGTCGAGAAGTACCACAGGCGGCACGGCTGGCGGCAGGTGCaatggagcagcagctcccccACAGAGATACCCAATCTGGAGGAGAACTTTGGACACCGACTGCGCATAAGAGCGCTGAAAATCTCTGAGGATGGCCGCTGCTACGTGACTTTAGCCATCTCAACGGATGTGATT GCCTGCACGGAGGCAGCGCTGCCCTCCACCAACTGCTTGAACCGTGCTATCCGAAAGGGGCAGCAGTTCCTGGTGAAGCGCATGCTGCGGCGTCGACCGAGCCTAATAGAATACCCCGCCCCAAATGGCTTTCTTCCGCTGGCCAACGCCATCATGCAGGGCGAGATGTGCATCATAGATGTGCTGCTCTCGGCAGGCTGCAGCGTGCATCTGGGCAACCCGGGCAACGGACGGACGCCGCTCCAC TTGGCTTTTTTCTACGGACACCTGCCCTCGGCGCGCATCCTGCTGAACAAAAAGGCGCGGCTGGAGGCAACGGACTGCAACGGCATGACGCCCGCCCACTGCGCCGTCGACGCTAATCAGATAGAAATGGTGAGGTTCGCCCTGGAGTCGGGGGCAAACCTGGAGGCTCGGGACTCTTGCGGCTGGACTCTGCTTATGCACGGGG TGGTTATGGACGCGGGCCTGGAGCTCATCAAACTCCTTGTTACCCACGGGGCGGATCTGGCGGCTTTGGATGGCGTCGGCAAATCCTGCAGCGACTTGGCAAAACTTTATCGCAGGGAGGAGGCTCGGGATTACTTTGACAAGGTGCAAAAGTTTAGGGTGGAAAAGGCAGCCGCGACCGCAGAAGCGGCGGCAAAGGAACAGCCCCTCGAACAAGCTGCAAAAAGGGATTTCCGCGAATAG
- the LOC108156806 gene encoding ankyrin repeat and protein kinase domain-containing protein 1 isoform X1 — MSENTFNNRQSQKQSDTSFESQLGPIPNFNPATESSLEPRWPGFEPRILQQTINSVVLDWAPLQNALVYSVEKYHRRHGWRQVQWSSSSPTEIPNLEENFGHRLRIRALKISEDGRCYVTLAISTDVIACTEAALPSTNCLNRAIRKGQQFLVKRMLRRRPSLIEYPAPNGFLPLANAIMQGEMCIIDVLLSAGCSVHLGNPGNGRTPLHVGACQSALMRQSHTDSLVLFSLQLAFFYGHLPSARILLNKKARLEATDCNGMTPAHCAVDANQIEMVRFALESGANLEARDSCGWTLLMHGVVMDAGLELIKLLVTHGADLAALDGVGKSCSDLAKLYRREEARDYFDKVQKFRVEKAAATAEAAAKEQPLEQAAKRDFRE; from the exons ATGTCCGAAAACACATTCAACAATAGACAGTCGCAGAAGCAAAGCGATACAAGTTTTGAAAGTCAGCTGGGACCGATTCCGAACTTCAATCCAGCGACTGAGTCCAGTCTAGAGCCACGGTGGCCGGGCTTTGAGCCCCGAATTTTGCAGCAGACGATCAACAGCGTGGTTCTGGATTGGGCGCCACTCCAAAATGCATTGGTTTACAGCGTCGAGAAGTACCACAGGCGGCACGGCTGGCGGCAGGTGCaatggagcagcagctcccccACAGAGATACCCAATCTGGAGGAGAACTTTGGACACCGACTGCGCATAAGAGCGCTGAAAATCTCTGAGGATGGCCGCTGCTACGTGACTTTAGCCATCTCAACGGATGTGATT GCCTGCACGGAGGCAGCGCTGCCCTCCACCAACTGCTTGAACCGTGCTATCCGAAAGGGGCAGCAGTTCCTGGTGAAGCGCATGCTGCGGCGTCGACCGAGCCTAATAGAATACCCCGCCCCAAATGGCTTTCTTCCGCTGGCCAACGCCATCATGCAGGGCGAGATGTGCATCATAGATGTGCTGCTCTCGGCAGGCTGCAGCGTGCATCTGGGCAACCCGGGCAACGGACGGACGCCGCTCCACGTTGGTGCCTGCCAGAGTGCTCTTATGCGACAGTCGCACACTGACAGCCTTGTCCTGTTTTCGTTGCAGTTGGCTTTTTTCTACGGACACCTGCCCTCGGCGCGCATCCTGCTGAACAAAAAGGCGCGGCTGGAGGCAACGGACTGCAACGGCATGACGCCCGCCCACTGCGCCGTCGACGCTAATCAGATAGAAATGGTGAGGTTCGCCCTGGAGTCGGGGGCAAACCTGGAGGCTCGGGACTCTTGCGGCTGGACTCTGCTTATGCACGGGG TGGTTATGGACGCGGGCCTGGAGCTCATCAAACTCCTTGTTACCCACGGGGCGGATCTGGCGGCTTTGGATGGCGTCGGCAAATCCTGCAGCGACTTGGCAAAACTTTATCGCAGGGAGGAGGCTCGGGATTACTTTGACAAGGTGCAAAAGTTTAGGGTGGAAAAGGCAGCCGCGACCGCAGAAGCGGCGGCAAAGGAACAGCCCCTCGAACAAGCTGCAAAAAGGGATTTCCGCGAATAG